From one Flavobacterium sp. N502536 genomic stretch:
- a CDS encoding gliding motility-associated C-terminal domain-containing protein, translated as MVPVLDLATGNVNVPAGTPAGAYQIKYRICDKLNPTNCDDAVINIVVVVSTIVANDDAIDNINGDTGATNVLNAYANDTLNGTTILQTNINSTLISGANSINGAAVPVLNVLTGAVDVPAGTAAGIYSIVYKICDKLNPSNCDEAVIRITVALPSIRLLKQGVFVDSNGDGYAQPGELIRYSFVVTNTGTLDLTNIIVTDPKATVTGTAIAVLGVGQSDTTTFKGTYVLTQADINRGYVENQALVTAQPVSGAAIQDLSDSNDLTLIGPNDPTITPVPQHKELTLIKGGVLTGNGGVGSVIKYSFTVKNTGNVVVTNLVISDPMLTATSIAVTPNVLAPGQTGIAMASYTVTTTDVANGEVVNSALVIGDDPQGNPVIDISDSDDPALTGDDDPTVVDLDLKPSIALIKTATFNDENKNGFAEIGETITYHFSVTNTGNILLVNVVVKDPKPGITITGGPIILKHGETNSDSFVGTYVLTAADIEAGSVENQAEVNAVSPDGKTATDLSDGNSILGDDPTVLPLNSCKIVVHNAFSPNGDGINEVFKIDGVECYPDVFVEIYDRWGVLVYDAHGYNNTSVAFKGISEGRATVNKQKGLPVGTYFYVITYKTYLNEPISLMGYLYFSK; from the coding sequence TTGGTTCCTGTCTTAGATCTTGCCACAGGAAATGTAAATGTACCGGCAGGAACGCCGGCAGGAGCTTATCAGATTAAATATAGAATCTGCGACAAATTAAATCCGACGAATTGCGATGATGCCGTTATTAATATTGTAGTAGTCGTTTCGACAATTGTTGCGAATGACGATGCAATCGACAATATTAACGGAGACACCGGAGCAACTAATGTATTGAATGCGTACGCCAACGATACTTTGAACGGAACAACAATTTTGCAGACCAATATTAACAGTACCCTGATTAGCGGAGCAAACTCCATAAACGGAGCTGCAGTTCCTGTTTTAAATGTTCTTACCGGTGCTGTAGACGTTCCTGCGGGCACGGCTGCCGGAATATACTCTATTGTATATAAAATTTGTGATAAATTAAATCCGTCCAATTGTGATGAAGCTGTTATTAGAATTACGGTAGCGCTGCCCTCCATTCGATTGCTTAAACAAGGAGTTTTCGTAGATAGCAATGGCGATGGTTATGCACAGCCGGGAGAGCTAATCCGTTATTCTTTTGTGGTGACAAACACCGGAACTTTAGATTTAACCAATATCATTGTAACAGATCCGAAGGCAACAGTTACCGGAACTGCAATTGCAGTATTGGGAGTTGGACAATCGGATACCACAACTTTTAAAGGAACCTATGTCTTAACTCAGGCTGATATTAACAGAGGATATGTCGAAAATCAGGCTTTGGTTACGGCACAGCCTGTTAGCGGAGCAGCCATACAGGATTTGTCCGACAGTAATGACCTTACTTTAATTGGACCTAATGACCCTACGATCACTCCGGTACCGCAGCATAAAGAACTGACCTTGATAAAAGGAGGAGTATTAACAGGCAATGGAGGAGTAGGTTCGGTTATCAAATATAGCTTTACGGTTAAAAATACCGGAAATGTAGTCGTTACCAATCTGGTAATAAGCGATCCGATGTTAACAGCCACTTCTATAGCGGTTACTCCAAATGTGTTGGCCCCGGGCCAAACGGGAATAGCCATGGCATCGTATACGGTAACTACAACAGATGTAGCCAATGGCGAAGTAGTCAACTCGGCATTGGTCATTGGAGATGATCCGCAAGGGAATCCGGTCATCGATATTTCCGATAGCGATGATCCTGCTTTAACCGGTGATGATGATCCGACAGTGGTTGATTTAGATCTTAAACCTTCTATTGCGCTTATCAAAACAGCCACTTTTAATGATGAAAATAAAAATGGATTTGCCGAGATAGGAGAAACAATTACGTATCACTTTAGCGTTACCAATACCGGAAATATTCTATTGGTGAATGTTGTGGTCAAAGATCCGAAACCGGGAATAACCATTACAGGCGGTCCGATCATTTTAAAACACGGAGAAACAAATTCGGATAGTTTTGTCGGGACTTATGTTTTAACCGCTGCTGATATCGAGGCCGGATCTGTTGAAAATCAGGCTGAGGTGAATGCCGTAAGCCCGGACGGAAAAACGGCAACAGATTTGTCTGATGGCAATTCTATTCTGGGAGATGACCCAACCGTACTACCCTTAAACTCTTGTAAAATTGTAGTTCACAATGCGTTCTCACCAAATGGTGACGGAATCAATGAAGTTTTCAAAATTGACGGAGTTGAATGTTACCCGGATGTATTTGTAGAAATTTATGACCGTTGGGGAGTTTTGGTTTATGATGCTCATGGTTATAATAACACGTCAGTTGCCTTTAAAGGAATCTCAGAAGGAAGGGCAACGGTCAACAAACAAAAAGGATTACCGGTTGGTACTTACTTTTACGTGATTACGTATAAAACGTATTTAAATGAGCCAATAAGTCTGATGGGGTATTTGTATTTCTCTAAATAA